In Shewanella glacialimarina, the genomic stretch TAACGATTTACCTTTAGGAATTTGCCCATTAATGGTCAGGTTTATACAGCGGGGTCCTCGAGTGGTATCGCCCCCCACTAAAGCGACACTATAGTAGTCTGCGATTTCAAATAATCCATTACTAAAATCAGCAAGCCATTGGGTGTCAACCTCAGGTAAAGATAGCGCTAATGTCATCCAGGCAGGTTCAGCTCCCATGGCAGCTAAATCAGACAAATTCACTGCCAGTGATTTATAGCCAAGAGCATGTGCTGGCATATCAGCAAAAAAATGCACGCCTTCAACTAAGGTATCGCATGAAATAGCAATCACCTTACCTTCGGCGGGCTGTACCAAAGCACAATCATCGCCAATGCCTAAGATGACATCACGACGCTTTTGTCCACGGTTTTTAAAAAATTGTTCAATAAGTTGGAATTCTTTCACGCTAGCACTGGTCGGAAAAACCCGCCCACCTTATTTTTAAGCATGTTAATACAAAAAAAACGGTATCCGAAGATACCGTTTCTAGGATTACTTATTTCTAACGATTTTATCTAACAAACCGTTGACGAACTTGTGACTATCATCAGCTCCAAAAGCTTTAGCAAGTTCGATACCTTCATTGATGGCAACCTTAAAAGGGACATCTTTTTTGAAGGTCAGCTCAAATGTTGCTAAACGTACTATGGCTTTTTCAACCGGTGATACTTCACTAAAATCACGGTCTAAGTGTGGTTTTAGTAATTCATCTATCTGAGCGACTTTAGCTGTAACGCCCGCTAAAAGCTCACGAAAATAAGCAACATCAACACCGTCTAAACTTTGTTCGGTTAAAAACTCATGTTCAACATCAGCAACATTGTTGTCTGTTAGCTGCCATGAATAAATAGCTTGAACGGCTAAACGGCGTGCCTTGCGGCGCTCTGAAGGCTTCATTAAATTTCCTACTATACCAACTGTTTTTCTAACTCTTGAAGCACGTTAACCATTTCAAGCAAGCTTAATGCAGCTTCGCCGCCTTTATTGCCCGCTTTTGTACCTGAGCGCTCAATAGCTTGCTCAATGGTATCAGTTGTTAACACACCAAAAGAAACGGGGATGTCGTACTCTAATGCTACTTGAGCAAGTCCCTTATTACATTCACCGGCAACCATATCAAAATGAGGTGTTCCACCGCGGATCACAGCACCAAGTGAGATAATGCCATCAAACTTTCCACTTGCAGCAACTCGACGAGCAGCTAGTGGTAATTCCACGGCGCCAGGTACGCGCACAACAGTAATGTTTTCATCTGGAACCTGGCCAAAACGTTTTAAAGTATCTAGTGCGCCACTAAGCAGACTTTCAACAACAAAGCTATTGAAACGCGATACTACGATCGCCACTTTTGCATTTTTCGCTTCGATATTACCTTGAACTATGTTCATTTTTATCTTACCTAATTTAGCTAAAGCACCCAGCCTGGGCGAAAGAGGCGGTATGATAACACAGCCGACCACTCTGAGCGCAATGCAATTATTGAAAATTTTAAATTGAATTTATTAACAATTTATTCCGAAATATATTCAGTTACTTCCAAGCCGAAACCCGACAAAGAATGATACTGCTTAGGCGAACTCAACAAGCGCATACTGGTGACACCAAGGCTTGATAAAATTTGTGACCCGACTCCAACGCGACGTGATGTACCTTGCCACGGAGCTGGAGCCATTGCTTGACCATTATCCTCAGCTTCAAATGACTTCACTTTAGCAAGCATGCTACTGGTGTGTTCTTGATTTCCAAGTAACACTAATACACCACCTTGCTCGGCGATTCGCGCCATCGCTTTTTCAAGCGGCCAGCTGCGTTTTTGATCGCGTTCTGAATGCAATAAATCATTGAAAGTATTTTGTAAATGGACACGTACGAGTGTGTTATCACCCACATTGCCTTTGATCAAAGCATAATGGAGTTGGTTATCGATAGTGTCTCTAAATGTCACCATGTCGAACTCGCCAAAACGAGTGGGTAATTTACATTTTGCTTCACGTACAACGGTGGTTTCTTTGTTATTACGATACTCAATTAAATCGGCAATTGTGCCAATTTTAATACCGTGCTTCTCACTAAATACTTCTAAATCAGGACAGCGAGCCATAGTGCCGTCTTCATTCAAAATTTCAACAATAACACCTGACGGCTCAAACCCGGCAAGACGCGCTAAGTCACAACCCGCTTCAGTATGACCTGCGCGGATCAATACGCCACCATCCTGTGCCATCAAAGGAAATATATGCCCTGGTTGAACTAAATCTGATGCTTTGGCGTTTTTGGCCACAGCAGCTTTTACAGTTACAGCTCTGTCGTGGGCAGATATCCCTGTGGTAACACCTTCAGCCGCCTCAATAGATACGGTAAAATTAGTTGAGAATTGAGCGTTATTGTTGGTCACCATTAAAGGCAAATTTAACTGCTGACAGCGTGCTTTTGTCATTGTTTGACAAATTAGGCCACGGCCGAAAGTGGCCATAAAATTGATGGCTTCAGGCGTGACACAATCGGCTGCCATGATAAGGTCGCCTTCATTTTCACGGTCTTCGTCATCCATTAAGATAACCATTTTACCGAGACGAATGTCTTCGATGATTTCTTCTATACTGTGTAAAGCCATGTAGGGACCTTTATTTGTTATTTAGGGTGATTATTTATGCTCAGCTCAATATATTCAAAGCAAAAACATGAGTCAAAATACTGTTCTATAAAGCGTAGAATAGGTTCTTATAAAGCTCAAAGCACTTTCTGATAAAATTCAACGGACTATTTCATATAGCCAGCATTGGCTAACATAGACAGAGTGACACCTGATTTAGGTTGCTGTTCATCCTGCGGCTGCATTAATCGTTCAAGATATCGGGCAATTAAGTCCACTTCAATATTTACGTTAGCGCCTGCTTTTAATTCGGTTAAGGTCGTTTCGCTTGCCGTGTGCGGCACAATAGTAAGTCTAAATTGATGACCTTTAACCTCATTTACGGTCAAGCTCACACCATCTATGGTAATTGAACCTTTGTGGGCAATATATTTAGCTAAATCAGCAGGAGCTGACAACCAAAACTCAATCGCTTGTCCGCGATACTGACGCCCATCAACTTTAGCGATACCGTCAACATGGCCGCTGACCATATGACCACCTAAACGTGTTGTTGCTGTCACTGCCTTTTCTAAGTTAACTTTCTGGCCAACCTGGTAATGTGCAAATCCTGTTAAAGTAACCGTTTCAGCAGAAACATCGGCAACATAACCATCAGCTAAACATTGCACTACGGTCAAACAGACGCCGTTTGTGGCAATGCTGTCGCCTAATTTTACATCGGATAAATCGAGTTTACCGCTAGCCACAGTTAACCGAATATCGTTACCTTTGCGCTCAATCTTGCGCAAGGTGCCTAGGGCTTCAA encodes the following:
- the nusB gene encoding transcription antitermination factor NusB, producing the protein MKPSERRKARRLAVQAIYSWQLTDNNVADVEHEFLTEQSLDGVDVAYFRELLAGVTAKVAQIDELLKPHLDRDFSEVSPVEKAIVRLATFELTFKKDVPFKVAINEGIELAKAFGADDSHKFVNGLLDKIVRNK
- the ribH gene encoding 6,7-dimethyl-8-ribityllumazine synthase; translated protein: MNIVQGNIEAKNAKVAIVVSRFNSFVVESLLSGALDTLKRFGQVPDENITVVRVPGAVELPLAARRVAASGKFDGIISLGAVIRGGTPHFDMVAGECNKGLAQVALEYDIPVSFGVLTTDTIEQAIERSGTKAGNKGGEAALSLLEMVNVLQELEKQLV
- the ribBA gene encoding bifunctional 3,4-dihydroxy-2-butanone-4-phosphate synthase/GTP cyclohydrolase II, giving the protein MALHSIEEIIEDIRLGKMVILMDDEDRENEGDLIMAADCVTPEAINFMATFGRGLICQTMTKARCQQLNLPLMVTNNNAQFSTNFTVSIEAAEGVTTGISAHDRAVTVKAAVAKNAKASDLVQPGHIFPLMAQDGGVLIRAGHTEAGCDLARLAGFEPSGVIVEILNEDGTMARCPDLEVFSEKHGIKIGTIADLIEYRNNKETTVVREAKCKLPTRFGEFDMVTFRDTIDNQLHYALIKGNVGDNTLVRVHLQNTFNDLLHSERDQKRSWPLEKAMARIAEQGGVLVLLGNQEHTSSMLAKVKSFEAEDNGQAMAPAPWQGTSRRVGVGSQILSSLGVTSMRLLSSPKQYHSLSGFGLEVTEYISE
- a CDS encoding riboflavin synthase — translated: MFTGIIEALGTLRKIERKGNDIRLTVASGKLDLSDVKLGDSIATNGVCLTVVQCLADGYVADVSAETVTLTGFAHYQVGQKVNLEKAVTATTRLGGHMVSGHVDGIAKVDGRQYRGQAIEFWLSAPADLAKYIAHKGSITIDGVSLTVNEVKGHQFRLTIVPHTASETTLTELKAGANVNIEVDLIARYLERLMQPQDEQQPKSGVTLSMLANAGYMK